A single genomic interval of Amycolatopsis albispora harbors:
- a CDS encoding response regulator transcription factor, producing the protein MRILVVEDDDGVAAAVVDALVSAGHGAVRARLAAEVPQLRQDADLVLLDLGLPDADGLAVLRELRRAADLPVLVMTARSAERDIVRTLRLGADDYLVKPVRLPELLARIDAVARRRPRSRPAPEVVELGDVRIDLAAARVTAGGTEIALTGKEFDILAVLAKAAGTAVSRQALVEQVWGEAPGPRTLDAHVVTLRGKLDRPGLLATVRGFGYRLGR; encoded by the coding sequence GTGCGGATTCTGGTGGTGGAGGACGACGACGGCGTGGCCGCCGCGGTGGTGGACGCGCTGGTGTCGGCCGGGCACGGCGCGGTCCGTGCCCGCCTCGCCGCCGAGGTGCCCCAGTTGCGCCAGGACGCCGACCTCGTGCTGCTCGACCTCGGCCTGCCCGACGCCGACGGGCTCGCCGTGCTGCGTGAGCTCCGCCGCGCCGCCGACCTCCCCGTGCTGGTGATGACCGCCCGCTCCGCCGAGCGCGACATCGTCCGCACCCTGCGCCTAGGTGCTGACGACTACCTCGTCAAGCCGGTCCGCCTGCCCGAGCTGCTCGCGCGCATCGACGCCGTCGCCCGGCGGCGGCCCCGGTCGCGCCCGGCGCCGGAGGTGGTCGAACTCGGCGACGTGCGCATCGACCTGGCCGCGGCCAGGGTCACCGCCGGTGGCACCGAAATCGCCCTGACCGGCAAGGAGTTCGACATCCTCGCCGTGCTCGCGAAGGCGGCGGGCACCGCGGTGAGCAGGCAGGCGCTGGTCGAGCAGGTGTGGGGCGAGGCACCCGGCCCGCGCACGCTCGACGCGCACGTGGTGACGCTGCGTGGCAAGCTGGACCGGCCCGGCCTGCTGGCCACCGTGCGCGGCTTCGGCTACCGGCTGGGCCGCTGA